Proteins encoded within one genomic window of Eleutherodactylus coqui strain aEleCoq1 chromosome 1, aEleCoq1.hap1, whole genome shotgun sequence:
- the LOC136608626 gene encoding oocyte zinc finger protein XlCOF29-like, with the protein MSKDGNKVTKRILNFTLEIIYLLTGEDYTITKKTSSDGTTPNSHLHESGGWSRSQSPITEAPPHLPIHEQKILELTNKITELLTGEVTLLGMLGNYTVTALEESG; encoded by the exons ATGAGCAAGGATGGGAATAAAGTTACCAAACGAATATTAAACTTCACCttagagatcatctacctgctgaccggagag gattacacaataaCTAAGAAGACATCGAGTGACGGTAcgactcccaacagccatctccatgagtcaggaggatggagcaggagccagagccccatcacagaggctcctcctcacttaccgatacatgagcagaagatcctagaactcaccaacaagatcactgagctgctgactggagaggtgacactgctgggaatgctgggaaattatacagtaacagcactagaggagtctgggtaa